A window of the Chlorocebus sabaeus isolate Y175 chromosome 8, mChlSab1.0.hap1, whole genome shotgun sequence genome harbors these coding sequences:
- the DKK4 gene encoding dickkopf-related protein 4: MAAAVLLGLSWLCSPLGALVLDFNNIRSSADLLGARKGSQCLSDMDCNTRTFCLQSHDEKPFCATCRGLRRRCQRDAMCCPGTLCMNDVCTTMEDATPKLERQLDEQDGTHAEVTTGHPVQENQPKRKPSIKKSQGRKGQEGESCLRTFDCGPGLCCARHFWTKICKPVLLEGQVCSRRGHKDTAQAPEIFQRCDCGPGLLCRSQLTSNRQHARLRVCQKIEKL, translated from the exons ATGGCGGCGGCCGTCCTGCTGGGACTGAGCTGGCTCTGCTCTCCCCTGGGagctctggtcctggacttcaaCAACATCAGGAGCTCTGCCGACCTGCTTGGGGCCCGGAAG GGCTCACAGTGCCTGTCTGACATGGACTGCAATACCAGAACGTTCTGCCTCCAGTCCCATGATGAGAAGCCGTTCTGTGCTACATGTCGTGGGTTGCGGAGGAGGTGCCAGCGAGATGCCATGTGCTGCCCTGGGACACTCTGCATGAATG ATGTTTGTACTACGATGGAAGACGCAACCCCAAAATTGGAAAGGCAGCTTGATGAGCAAGATGGCACACATGCAGAAGTAACAACTGGGCACCCAGTCCAGGAAAACCAACCCAAGAGGAAGCCAAGTATTAAGAAATCACAAGGCAGGAAGG GACAAGAGGGAGAGAGTTGTCTGAGAACTTTTGACTGTGGCCCTGGACTTTGCTGTGCTCGTCATTTTTGGACGAAAATTTGTAAGCCAGTCCTTTTGGAGGGACAGGTCTGCTCCAGGAGAGGGCATAAAGACACTGCTCAAGCTCCAGAAATCTTCCAGCGTTGCGACTGTGGCCCTGGACTACTGTGTCGAAGCCAACTGACCAGCAATCGGCAGCATGCACGGTTACGAGTatgccaaaaaatagaaaagctataa